The sequence TTTGGCACTTTCCCCTGATTCTGTTAAATAAATCCGGTAATAGTTCATTGCCAGCGTTTTATTTGAATTATACTCCTCGTAAGTTGTCGCAATTTCAAACAGTACTTCTGTTTTTCCGGGATTCAACTCGTAGGCTTTCTTTAGTGCTTCAATCGACGCTTTAAAATCTCGTTGCTGGCCATACATTTGCCCTAAATGATGATACATTTCGGATACATAATCAGGCACCGATGCATCAATTGCAAAAGTCATTAGTTCAATGGCATCCTCGAAATTTTTAAGTTTTCGGTTACACAAACTTTGGTAGTACATCACCAGTGGATCGTTTGGATTCATCCGTTTTAAGTCGCCAAAAATATCAAGAGCTTTTGCTTCCTGCTCTGCAAAATAGGTACTAATACCATAATTCATAAGGGTTTCATAGGCTGGTTGTTTCTCCTGTTCCAGGTATTTCTCAAACTGTAACATTGCCGGGCCGTAACGTTTTGTTTTGTAAAAAAACATGGCCTTTTCAAACAGCAAGTCTTTATCTGCCGGAAACTGCACAAGACCAGAATCAATAGTGGCCATTATTTCTGTTGCTTCCTTTTTCCAATTGTAGCAGTGAATTAAATTAATGTAAGTTCCATGGTCGCGCGGATTGGCATCCAACACTCTTTCATACAGATCGCGCGCCTGTTCGCGCTGAAAAACGCGGAATGAACAATAAGCTAATTGCTTGTTCCAGTATACGTTACTCGAGTCCTTTTCATAAATTCCGGAAAAAACGTTGTATGCTGTTTTGTAGTCGTTTAAATTAATGTGCACACGACCAAGTTTGCCTGCGAGAGCCAGGTTTTCTGGGTCAACTTGTATTGCTTTTTCATAAAAGGAAATTGCATCCTGGTTATTCCCCAAAATTGAAAAACACTCAGCAGTTTCTTCCAGCATTACAACATTACTGGCATTGTATTGCAGCCCGCTCAGAAAAGCTTCCAGTGCTTTTTGGTAATCCTGCAGGTTTTTATAAACCACGCCTTTTTTATAAAACAATGCGGACGATGGATTTACTGCCAGTTCTTTATCAATTTCTTGCAGGGCTTTATCGTAGTTTTTATCAATTAAAAGCAAATCTATTTTGCGTTGTGCCAACAAAGTGGTTGCAGCACAAATCATTAACAGGAATAGTATAAAAATTTTATAACGCATAAATTTCTATTTAATCCAAAGTGTTTTGTTTGAAGAGCTATGTTATTCCATAAATTTATTGAAGAACAAAATTAATTGGCACCGTATAACTCACGTTTACCGTTTTTCCGCGTTGATAACCGGGCTTCCATTGAGGTAACGAATTAACTACACGCAACGCCTCTTTATCAATTGAAGGATCAACTCCCCGGGCAATTTTGGCATTTGCAATTTTACCTTCGCCGGTAACTACAAAGGTTACATAAACTTTCCCCTGAATACCCTTTTCTATGGCAACCTCAGGATATTTAATAGAGTTGGCAATAAACTTCCGTAATGCCAGGTCGCCACCAGGGAATTCCGGCATTTCTTCAACAATAAAAAATACTTGATCTTCTTCATCTAATTCCAATGGAACTTGTTCTTTACTTTTTACCAGAAAAACATTGCCTAAGCTATCCGTATCAAATTCGTACTTGTTTTTATCATTCAGCAAGCCATGTAAAAACTCCAGATCTTCCTGATCACCTTCCAGTTTCATTCGATCATCCAGTAACTCAACGGTAATTTTCCTCTCGTTACTGTCTTCTACCTTCGTTATTTGCACCGTTTCTTTTTGTTCGCACGCAAATATTATAACCAATGCCAGCAAGGATATAAAACCCAATATATATTTAAGGTTGGCCAATTTCGATGACCGTATTTTCGAAATCATTTGAATTCGCTTTTTAACCAACGACGAATTAAAATTATTGGCAATATCCAATTGCGCTCCAACGGCCTGACTTAAAAGTAATTGTTTATACTGAGCAGAACTTATTCCGGAACCTAAAACCGCATGATCGGCCAGGTATTCGTGATTTTCGCGAATGGCACGTTTTAACATCCACATAAAAGGATTAAACCACTGGAAGACAGTTAGTATTTCAAGAATCAACACATCGAATGTATGTCCTTGTTTAATGTGTTCCATTTCATGCGTCACCATTTTTTCGTAACCCGATTCTTTTTTCATTTTCGGATTGATGAAAATATAGCCCAAAAACGAAAAAGGGCTGAATTCTTTGTCAACCAACACAAAACGATAATTATCAATGTATTGTATTTCGTTTTTAGCAATGATAAGTACAATCTGTATGATTCTGAAAATCATTCGGCCAAGGAAAAACAGCAGCCCTAATAAATAAACAGAAATTATGATCTTGCTTGAACTGATTGAATTTACCATTGCTCCTGAAAGATCCTGCCCGTAAATGGTAACAGCCTCTAAAACATTACGATATGGTGTTACGGTAACTTCGGCCAGCATGTTTGATTGTGGTGCATAAACCCGAAAATGCAGAAAAGGAAGAATTACCGAAAACAAAACGGAAAAGAGCAGAAAGAGCCGGTTTAAACGAAAAAAAGTTTCTTTTCGTAAAAACAACACGTAAATAAGCGATAGCAATGCCAGGCTTATCCCCGATTCAATAATAAAATTTACAAGATTATTCATCGGTCTCCCGGTTTTCGTTTTCTAAGTCGCGTTTCACATCTTCCATCATTTCATCCAATTCGGATAAACTCATGTTGTCTTCCTTGGCAAAAAACGAAACCATTTCCTGGAACGAGCCACTAAAATAATTTCGCATAAAGTTTTTCATAAACGAACGCGTATATTCTTTTCTCGAAATCAAAGGAAAATACTCATGAGTTTTACCATAAGCGTTGTGCCCTACAAATCCTTTCTTTTCCAAAATGCGAACAATTGTAGAAACGGTATTGTACGCGGGTTTTGGAACGGGCATCTCTTCAATAATATCTTTAACAAATGCTTTTTCAAGTTTCCAGAGCAACTGCATTACCTGCTCTTCGGCTTTGGTAAGTTCCTTCATTTTGTTCGTTTATAATTGATTTCGGCTAAACTACAAAAACTGTACCTAAAAATTTAGTTAGAGAACTATTTATTTAGGTACAGTTTAATTATAACGCGATTAATTTAAGGCAAAATTTATAGGAACTGTATACTGAACCCGAACAGGCTCGCCTCGTTGTCTCCCCGGCTTCCACATGGGTAAGGCTTTTACTACCCGGAGTGCTTCTTTATCTAGTGAAGGATCTACACCACGAGCTATTTTTGCATCTCCTACCGAGCCATCTTTTTCAACTACAAACGAAACATATACTTTACCTTGTATTTTCTTCTCTTGTGCAATTTCAGGATAAGAAAGTGCATTGGCTATATATTTTCTTAATGCTTCATCGCCGCCTGGGAATTCGGGCATATCTTCCACGATAAAAAATACTTGACTATCACCTTCTCCGTATGAGCTTTTTCCCTCTTTTGCCGCTTCCTTGTTAAGAGCAAAATTTATAGGTACTGTGTAACTCACTTTTACAGGCACACCATCTTTTTCTCCGGGCTTCCAGTTTTTGTCGAGTGCATTAATAACCCTTAATGCCTCCTTATCGATCGAAGGATCAACACCTCGTGCTATTTTTGCATCTTCAACTTTACCTTCTTCATTTACTAAAAAAGTAATGTACACTTTTCCCTGAATTCCATTTTCTTTGGCAGCAACCGGATATTTTACCAACGATGCGATATCATTGCGAAGTGCTTCATGGCCTCCGGGATATTCCGGCATGTCGTCAACAATGAAAAATACGTCTTTTTCTTTCTGGTCATCCTGTGCAAATACGCTCATTGTCAGCAACAAACCTAAAGTGATTAAAATAAACTTTCTCATAATTCTTTTATTAATGGTTAAATTAAAAATTGTTATTGCAATTGAAATGTAATTTGTGCATTGTAATATACTTTTACAGGCTTACCACGCTGCTTACCCGGTTTAAAACGCGGCAGACTGTTTATTACGCGTAGTGCTTCCTTATCCAGCGACGCCTCTACAGGTCTAAGTACTTC comes from uncultured Draconibacterium sp. and encodes:
- a CDS encoding tetratricopeptide repeat protein, giving the protein MRYKIFILFLLMICAATTLLAQRKIDLLLIDKNYDKALQEIDKELAVNPSSALFYKKGVVYKNLQDYQKALEAFLSGLQYNASNVVMLEETAECFSILGNNQDAISFYEKAIQVDPENLALAGKLGRVHINLNDYKTAYNVFSGIYEKDSSNVYWNKQLAYCSFRVFQREQARDLYERVLDANPRDHGTYINLIHCYNWKKEATEIMATIDSGLVQFPADKDLLFEKAMFFYKTKRYGPAMLQFEKYLEQEKQPAYETLMNYGISTYFAEQEAKALDIFGDLKRMNPNDPLVMYYQSLCNRKLKNFEDAIELMTFAIDASVPDYVSEMYHHLGQMYGQQRDFKASIEALKKAYELNPGKTEVLFEIATTYEEYNSNKTLAMNYYRIYLTESGESAKNAIYALERIEKLKEDLFFDE
- a CDS encoding M56 family metallopeptidase, which gives rise to MNNLVNFIIESGISLALLSLIYVLFLRKETFFRLNRLFLLFSVLFSVILPFLHFRVYAPQSNMLAEVTVTPYRNVLEAVTIYGQDLSGAMVNSISSSKIIISVYLLGLLFFLGRMIFRIIQIVLIIAKNEIQYIDNYRFVLVDKEFSPFSFLGYIFINPKMKKESGYEKMVTHEMEHIKQGHTFDVLILEILTVFQWFNPFMWMLKRAIRENHEYLADHAVLGSGISSAQYKQLLLSQAVGAQLDIANNFNSSLVKKRIQMISKIRSSKLANLKYILGFISLLALVIIFACEQKETVQITKVEDSNERKITVELLDDRMKLEGDQEDLEFLHGLLNDKNKYEFDTDSLGNVFLVKSKEQVPLELDEEDQVFFIVEEMPEFPGGDLALRKFIANSIKYPEVAIEKGIQGKVYVTFVVTGEGKIANAKIARGVDPSIDKEALRVVNSLPQWKPGYQRGKTVNVSYTVPINFVLQ
- a CDS encoding BlaI/MecI/CopY family transcriptional regulator; its protein translation is MKELTKAEEQVMQLLWKLEKAFVKDIIEEMPVPKPAYNTVSTIVRILEKKGFVGHNAYGKTHEYFPLISRKEYTRSFMKNFMRNYFSGSFQEMVSFFAKEDNMSLSELDEMMEDVKRDLENENRETDE
- a CDS encoding energy transducer TonB, producing MRKFILITLGLLLTMSVFAQDDQKEKDVFFIVDDMPEYPGGHEALRNDIASLVKYPVAAKENGIQGKVYITFLVNEEGKVEDAKIARGVDPSIDKEALRVINALDKNWKPGEKDGVPVKVSYTVPINFALNKEAAKEGKSSYGEGDSQVFFIVEDMPEFPGGDEALRKYIANALSYPEIAQEKKIQGKVYVSFVVEKDGSVGDAKIARGVDPSLDKEALRVVKALPMWKPGRQRGEPVRVQYTVPINFALN